In Streptomyces alboniger, the following are encoded in one genomic region:
- a CDS encoding FG-GAP repeat domain-containing protein, translated as MTMQSRALLGSALVSVLALGTVAPAVQAATPANTPTAAAVPAGLGPWTAPKELPGLTGVTGVVDLKSTRGGTVAGLFTQGGKTVLSVRPAGGTTWQPATPAPPGGTLQRAEDGSVSLLWWTSPADGGADTLKMSRLAPDGTAFAPAEDVTTGTVARGNVHWRTQTTTLASNAEGHQAVAWMDKERRLTVVERSGPGADWSAPKTLDQLPDPIVRDDHVYDYTLRDMRVAVDPAGTVGVIWGGNSHYTGDGVDPDPSAYKWHYKYVEKPAGTASSWTAPRDLPQLGEKPEQVALAAHPGGGFHLLSHGGYARKAAGAAEWGPSQQIGVGSRTYEPAELLTAPNGDVTAVGMLAQGTPGVATRLASRDGWGEARKLASNVDADSLGAVAGAGGAVVVTYTQKRFELGRTLREDFVTQTVEGGDLSKPRTLNAQTKDTVSTGRAAVDGKGRPVAVWTQSSADGSTRTAFTATTGTRAKPAWHDYADDSRGDVVGLSFSASMKLYTGDTTNPTETFYASPWDEKTRVVPFGDVDGDRCNDLIVRLPGGETRLYTPVCGGGLPSPDSAYKRLARDWSGYDTLFASGDQTGDGLPDLLARDRATGDVYLYAADGAGAFKPRVKIRTAWTGYTRVIGAGDLDGDGVGDVLALDKSGELWRYAGLRTGKLKDRVRVFKDWGASYKDVIGAGDVNGDGKQDLLARDTSDRLWLNPGKGDGTFAGRVSSGAANYWKHWASIG; from the coding sequence ATGACCATGCAGTCTCGCGCGCTCTTGGGGAGCGCGCTCGTCTCCGTGCTCGCGCTGGGCACCGTCGCGCCGGCCGTCCAGGCGGCCACACCCGCGAACACACCCACCGCCGCGGCCGTCCCGGCCGGGCTCGGCCCGTGGACCGCGCCGAAGGAGCTGCCCGGCCTCACCGGTGTCACCGGCGTCGTCGACCTGAAGTCGACCCGCGGCGGCACCGTCGCCGGGCTCTTCACCCAGGGCGGCAAGACCGTGCTGTCGGTGCGGCCCGCCGGCGGCACGACCTGGCAGCCGGCCACGCCCGCGCCGCCGGGCGGCACACTCCAGCGCGCCGAGGACGGCTCCGTGTCGCTGCTGTGGTGGACGAGCCCGGCGGACGGCGGGGCCGACACGCTGAAGATGTCCCGCCTCGCGCCGGACGGCACCGCCTTCGCGCCCGCCGAGGACGTCACCACCGGCACGGTCGCGCGCGGCAACGTCCACTGGCGCACGCAGACCACCACGCTGGCGTCCAACGCCGAGGGCCACCAGGCCGTCGCGTGGATGGACAAGGAGCGCCGCCTGACCGTCGTCGAGCGGTCCGGTCCCGGCGCCGACTGGTCCGCGCCGAAGACGCTGGACCAGTTGCCCGACCCGATCGTGCGCGACGACCACGTCTACGACTACACGCTGCGGGACATGCGGGTCGCCGTCGACCCCGCCGGCACGGTCGGCGTGATCTGGGGCGGCAACAGTCACTACACGGGCGATGGAGTCGACCCGGACCCGTCCGCGTACAAGTGGCACTACAAGTACGTCGAGAAGCCCGCGGGTACGGCTTCCTCCTGGACGGCGCCGCGCGACCTGCCGCAGCTCGGCGAGAAGCCCGAGCAGGTCGCGCTGGCCGCCCACCCCGGGGGCGGCTTCCATCTGCTGTCGCACGGCGGTTACGCCCGCAAGGCGGCCGGGGCCGCGGAGTGGGGCCCGAGCCAACAGATCGGCGTCGGCTCGCGGACGTACGAGCCCGCCGAGCTGCTGACGGCGCCGAACGGCGACGTCACGGCGGTCGGCATGCTGGCGCAGGGGACCCCGGGCGTCGCCACCCGCCTGGCCTCCCGGGACGGTTGGGGCGAGGCGCGCAAGCTCGCCTCGAACGTCGACGCGGACTCGCTGGGCGCGGTGGCGGGGGCGGGCGGCGCGGTCGTCGTCACGTACACGCAGAAGCGTTTCGAGCTCGGCCGTACCCTGCGCGAGGACTTCGTGACGCAGACCGTCGAGGGCGGCGACCTGTCCAAGCCGCGCACCCTGAACGCGCAGACGAAGGACACCGTGAGCACGGGCCGGGCGGCCGTCGACGGCAAGGGTCGCCCGGTGGCGGTCTGGACGCAGTCGTCCGCCGACGGCAGCACGCGTACGGCGTTCACCGCGACGACGGGCACCCGCGCGAAGCCCGCGTGGCACGACTACGCGGACGACTCGCGCGGGGATGTCGTGGGACTGTCGTTCAGCGCGTCGATGAAGCTGTACACCGGGGACACCACCAATCCCACGGAGACCTTCTACGCCTCGCCGTGGGACGAGAAGACCCGGGTCGTGCCGTTCGGTGACGTCGACGGCGACCGCTGCAACGACCTGATCGTGCGGCTGCCCGGCGGTGAGACCCGCCTCTACACCCCGGTGTGCGGCGGCGGCCTGCCCTCGCCGGATTCGGCGTACAAGCGGCTCGCCCGCGACTGGAGCGGTTACGACACGCTGTTCGCGAGCGGCGACCAGACCGGGGACGGCCTTCCCGACCTGCTGGCCCGGGACAGGGCCACGGGTGACGTGTACCTGTACGCGGCCGACGGCGCGGGCGCTTTCAAGCCACGGGTGAAGATCCGTACCGCCTGGACCGGCTACACGCGCGTCATCGGCGCCGGGGATCTCGACGGCGACGGCGTCGGGGACGTCCTCGCGCTCGACAAGTCCGGTGAGCTGTGGCGCTACGCGGGTCTGCGCACCGGCAAGCTCAAGGACCGCGTCCGCGTCTTCAAGGACTGGGGCGCCTCCTACAAGGACGTCATCGGCGCGGGTGACGTGAACGGCGACGGCAAGCAGGACCTGCTCGCGCGGGACACCTCCGACCGGCTGTGGCTCAACCCGGGCAAGGGCGACGGGACCTTCGCGGGCCGGGTTTCGTCCGGTGCGGCGAACTACTGGAAGCACTGGGCGTCGATCGGCTGA
- a CDS encoding DUF6629 family protein, with protein sequence MCWSATADLVAGAGIAAVGAASVVLAARRPRDLPLAALPLLLGVHQIVEAAVWRGGGGAGPATLAWAVIALPLPALWVPAAVLCAVSPGVRRRLLVPLAAGVMTAAALAYALATRTVTAEIRGHTIGYSLGLPHAELIVVGYFLATIGSLLLSGDRGLVLFGVLVALGAVVSVALWRQEYLSTWCAAAAVCSAVLCFWVGGRRPPRPTGRTRHDLG encoded by the coding sequence ATGTGCTGGAGTGCGACGGCCGACCTCGTCGCGGGCGCCGGTATCGCCGCCGTGGGGGCCGCGTCGGTGGTTCTGGCGGCGCGGCGGCCCCGTGACCTGCCGCTGGCCGCGCTGCCGCTGCTCCTCGGCGTCCACCAGATCGTCGAGGCCGCTGTCTGGCGCGGTGGCGGTGGTGCCGGGCCCGCCACGCTCGCCTGGGCCGTCATCGCGCTCCCGCTGCCCGCGCTGTGGGTACCGGCCGCCGTGCTGTGCGCCGTCTCCCCGGGCGTCCGCCGTCGTCTGCTCGTGCCTCTGGCGGCGGGGGTCATGACCGCGGCGGCGCTCGCGTACGCGCTGGCGACCCGCACGGTGACGGCCGAGATCCGTGGGCACACCATCGGGTACTCCCTGGGGTTGCCCCACGCGGAGCTGATCGTCGTCGGCTACTTTCTCGCCACGATCGGCTCGCTTCTCCTGTCCGGCGACCGGGGCCTCGTCCTGTTCGGTGTCCTGGTCGCCCTGGGAGCCGTGGTGTCCGTGGCGCTGTGGCGGCAGGAGTACCTCTCGACGTGGTGTGCGGCCGCGGCGGTGTGTTCGGCGGTGTTGTGCTTCTGGGTCGGCGGGCGTCGCCCGCCGCGGCCGACGGGTCGAACACGGCACGATCTTGGCTGA
- a CDS encoding arsenate reductase ArsC, giving the protein MPDRKPSVLFVCVHNAGRSQMAAAWLNHLAGDRVEVRSAGSAPGREVNPAAVEAMREVGIDISAETPKALTVDAVKESDVCVTMGCGDTCPVFPGKRYLDWRLEDPAGRGVEAVRPIRDEIKVLVEGLIAEIAPDKAG; this is encoded by the coding sequence ATGCCCGACCGGAAGCCCTCCGTCCTGTTCGTCTGCGTCCACAACGCCGGCCGCTCCCAGATGGCCGCCGCCTGGCTGAACCATCTGGCGGGCGACCGCGTCGAGGTCCGCTCGGCGGGGTCGGCCCCGGGCAGGGAAGTGAACCCGGCCGCGGTCGAGGCCATGCGCGAGGTGGGCATCGACATCTCCGCCGAGACCCCGAAGGCCCTCACCGTCGACGCGGTCAAGGAATCGGACGTCTGCGTCACGATGGGCTGCGGCGACACCTGCCCGGTCTTCCCCGGCAAGCGCTACCTCGACTGGCGGCTCGAAGACCCGGCGGGCCGGGGCGTCGAGGCCGTCCGCCCCATCCGGGACGAGATCAAGGTCCTGGTGGAGGGCCTGATCGCGGAGATCGCCCCCGACAAGGCGGGGTGA
- a CDS encoding chaplin has protein sequence MRVRTLSVAVLIAASVVVGGAGQAIADPGPDDGPTATGVSSNNPGVISGNNLQVPVELGANVCGNTVDILAALNPALGNLCKAN, from the coding sequence ATGCGTGTCCGCACTCTCAGCGTCGCCGTCCTCATCGCCGCCAGTGTCGTCGTGGGCGGCGCGGGCCAGGCCATCGCCGACCCCGGCCCCGACGACGGCCCCACCGCCACCGGCGTCTCCTCGAACAACCCCGGCGTCATCTCCGGCAACAACCTTCAGGTCCCGGTCGAGCTCGGCGCCAACGTCTGCGGCAACACCGTAGACATCCTGGCGGCCCTCAACCCGGCCCTCGGTAACCTGTGCAAGGCCAACTGA
- a CDS encoding RICIN domain-containing protein, with translation MRRPGHGRTHAGRTHAALLAVLALLLTLTATQETASAASPSAADDINIVATHSGMCLEAATAAEGEVITQRGCAGRKNALWTLKSSALGGASYQIVNVYSGKCIAVENSSPAVGALVRQQTCGNQPGASFTFTEADGGVWIRPRTVSASPLCLEVTGSSTADGAQLRQWGCERQSGSVFTQERYQGPALGWAKIRPASAPSLCVTEGRDRKGLYRSAVAVQRPCAQAVPPRTYLEEVGAGRYRIQWHHPEFGIGCLTVMDGGPVPGMLEPWDACSVATVFQIEPVETPAPGGFRIRDAGTGQCLGMADGGTAEGVEVMRQTCTSALSQEFFVDPE, from the coding sequence ATGCGAAGACCCGGTCACGGACGTACGCATGCCGGACGTACGCACGCCGCACTGCTCGCCGTCCTCGCCCTGCTGCTCACCCTGACGGCCACGCAGGAAACGGCGAGCGCTGCCTCGCCCTCGGCGGCGGATGACATCAACATCGTCGCCACCCACAGCGGCATGTGCCTCGAAGCCGCTACCGCCGCCGAGGGCGAGGTGATCACCCAGCGCGGGTGCGCCGGGCGCAAGAACGCCCTGTGGACGCTGAAGTCCTCGGCCCTGGGCGGGGCTTCGTACCAGATCGTCAACGTCTACAGCGGCAAGTGCATCGCGGTCGAGAACTCCAGCCCGGCGGTCGGCGCCCTCGTACGGCAGCAGACCTGCGGCAACCAGCCCGGCGCGAGCTTCACCTTCACCGAGGCCGACGGCGGGGTCTGGATCCGGCCCAGGACCGTCAGCGCCTCCCCGCTGTGCCTGGAGGTCACGGGCTCCTCCACCGCCGACGGCGCGCAGTTGCGCCAGTGGGGCTGCGAGCGGCAGTCCGGTTCCGTCTTCACCCAGGAGCGCTACCAGGGCCCCGCGCTCGGCTGGGCGAAGATCCGCCCGGCGAGCGCGCCTTCCCTGTGCGTCACCGAAGGCCGTGACCGCAAGGGCCTCTACCGCAGTGCCGTCGCCGTCCAGCGCCCCTGCGCGCAGGCGGTCCCGCCGCGCACCTACCTGGAAGAGGTCGGTGCCGGGCGCTACCGCATCCAGTGGCACCATCCGGAATTCGGCATCGGCTGCCTGACCGTCATGGACGGGGGTCCGGTTCCCGGCATGCTCGAACCGTGGGACGCCTGTTCCGTCGCCACGGTGTTCCAGATCGAGCCGGTCGAGACCCCGGCGCCGGGCGGTTTCCGCATCCGCGACGCGGGCACGGGCCAGTGCCTCGGCATGGCGGACGGCGGCACCGCGGAGGGCGTCGAGGTCATGCGTCAGACGTGTACGTCGGCTCTGTCCCAGGAGTTCTTCGTCGATCCGGAGTGA
- the arsB gene encoding ACR3 family arsenite efflux transporter, producing the protein MAATDPGTTSPPRGGEDASIVAKLSTLDRYLAVWILLAMAVGIGLGRLVPGLGGALAEVEIGGVSLPIAIGLLVMMYPVLAKVRYDKLDAVTGDRKLMASSLVINWIVGPAVMFALAWIFLPDLPEYRTGLIIVGLARCIAMVIIWNDLACGDREAAAVLVALNSVFQVIAFGLLGWFYLDLLPTWLGLGGGEHLDISMWKIALNVVVFLGVPLLAGFLTRRVGERRLGRERYESAFLPRIGPWALYGLLFTIVILFALQGRTITSQPLDVARIALPLLVYFALMFFGSFLLGKALGLAYDRTATLAFTAAGNNFELAIAVAIATFGVTSGQALSGVVGPLIEVPVLIGLVYVSLAWRGRFAAVRR; encoded by the coding sequence ATGGCCGCCACGGACCCCGGAACCACCTCGCCGCCCCGCGGCGGCGAGGACGCCTCGATCGTCGCCAAGCTCTCCACGCTGGACCGCTACCTCGCGGTGTGGATCCTCCTCGCGATGGCCGTCGGCATCGGGCTCGGACGCCTCGTACCCGGCCTGGGCGGCGCGCTCGCCGAGGTCGAGATCGGCGGCGTCTCCCTGCCGATCGCCATCGGCCTGCTGGTCATGATGTACCCGGTCCTCGCCAAGGTCCGCTACGACAAGCTCGACGCCGTCACGGGCGACCGTAAGCTCATGGCGTCGTCGCTGGTCATCAACTGGATCGTCGGCCCTGCGGTGATGTTCGCGCTGGCCTGGATCTTCCTGCCCGACCTGCCCGAGTACCGCACCGGTCTCATCATCGTCGGCCTGGCCCGCTGCATCGCGATGGTGATCATCTGGAACGACCTGGCGTGCGGCGACCGGGAAGCGGCGGCGGTCCTCGTCGCGCTGAACTCGGTGTTCCAGGTGATCGCGTTCGGCCTGCTCGGCTGGTTCTACCTCGACCTGCTGCCCACATGGCTGGGCCTCGGGGGCGGCGAGCACCTCGACATCTCCATGTGGAAGATCGCCCTGAACGTCGTCGTCTTCCTCGGCGTCCCGCTCCTCGCCGGGTTCCTCACCCGCCGCGTCGGCGAGAGGAGGCTCGGCCGCGAGAGGTACGAGTCCGCCTTCCTGCCCAGGATCGGCCCGTGGGCCCTCTACGGCCTGCTCTTCACGATCGTCATCCTCTTCGCCCTGCAAGGGAGGACCATCACGTCGCAGCCGCTGGACGTGGCCCGTATCGCGCTGCCGCTGCTGGTGTACTTCGCCCTCATGTTCTTCGGCAGCTTCCTGCTGGGCAAGGCGCTCGGCCTCGCCTACGACCGCACCGCGACGCTGGCGTTCACCGCGGCGGGCAACAACTTCGAACTCGCCATCGCCGTCGCCATCGCCACCTTCGGCGTGACGTCCGGCCAGGCCCTCTCCGGTGTCGTCGGACCGCTCATCGAGGTCCCGGTCCTCATCGGGCTCGTGTACGTGTCACTGGCCTGGCGCGGGAGGTTCGCGGCCGTCAGGCGGTGA
- a CDS encoding GDSL-type esterase/lipase family protein — protein MNSPHDPAPRSTPVTPERSRATDLITTPITLSLAEDLLRGALDLERTEHGVLPHRLPARARAQCADGQLAMAEAQPSGVRLAFRTRATTVELDTLRTKMSYQGAPPRPDGVYDLLVDGVLSGQASVTGGNVLLVDMTTGSAETVPGPVGTVRFPSLPDRVKNVEIWLPHNEITQLVALRTDAPVEPAPGDGRKVWLHHGSSISHGSEAASPTGTWPALAASLGGVELINLGLGGSALLDPFTARALRDTPADLISVKIGLNIVNLDLMRLRAFGPAVHGFLDTIREGHPTAPLLVVSPILCPIHEDTPGPGAPDLENIGEGRLRFKAMGDPAERAAGKLTLNVIRDELARIVHQRAADDANLHYLDGRDLYGQADAAELPLPDQLHPDAAIHRLMAERFAASAFGSDGPFALK, from the coding sequence ATGAACTCTCCGCACGACCCCGCCCCCCGCTCCACCCCCGTCACCCCGGAGCGGTCCCGGGCAACGGACCTGATCACCACCCCGATCACCCTCTCCCTCGCCGAGGATCTCCTGCGCGGCGCGCTCGACCTGGAGCGCACCGAGCACGGGGTGCTGCCGCACCGGCTGCCCGCCCGGGCCCGCGCCCAGTGCGCCGACGGGCAGCTGGCGATGGCGGAGGCCCAGCCCTCCGGCGTGCGGCTGGCGTTCCGCACCCGCGCCACCACCGTCGAGCTGGACACGCTCCGTACCAAGATGTCCTACCAGGGCGCCCCGCCCCGCCCGGACGGCGTGTACGACCTGCTGGTCGACGGCGTCCTCAGCGGCCAGGCCAGTGTGACCGGCGGCAACGTCCTGCTGGTGGACATGACCACCGGTTCGGCGGAAACCGTGCCCGGGCCGGTCGGCACCGTCCGTTTCCCCTCCCTGCCCGACCGCGTCAAGAACGTGGAGATCTGGCTGCCCCACAACGAGATCACCCAGTTGGTCGCCCTGCGCACCGACGCCCCCGTCGAGCCGGCCCCGGGGGACGGCCGCAAGGTGTGGCTGCACCACGGCAGTTCGATCAGCCACGGCTCCGAAGCGGCAAGCCCCACCGGGACCTGGCCGGCGCTGGCCGCCTCCCTCGGCGGCGTGGAGCTGATCAACCTCGGTCTGGGCGGCAGCGCCCTCCTCGACCCGTTCACCGCGCGCGCCCTGCGCGACACCCCCGCGGATCTGATCAGCGTCAAGATCGGCCTCAATATCGTCAACCTGGACCTGATGCGGCTGCGCGCCTTCGGGCCCGCGGTGCACGGGTTCCTCGACACGATCCGCGAGGGGCACCCCACGGCCCCGCTGCTGGTCGTCTCGCCCATCCTGTGCCCGATCCACGAGGACACACCCGGGCCCGGTGCCCCGGACCTCGAGAACATCGGTGAGGGCAGGCTCCGGTTCAAGGCCATGGGCGATCCCGCGGAGCGCGCCGCCGGAAAGCTGACGCTCAACGTCATCCGGGACGAGCTGGCCCGGATCGTGCACCAGCGCGCCGCCGACGACGCGAACCTCCACTACCTCGACGGCCGCGACCTGTACGGCCAGGCCGACGCCGCCGAACTGCCGCTGCCCGACCAGCTCCATCCCGACGCCGCCATCCACCGCCTCATGGCCGAGCGCTTCGCCGCGTCGGCCTTCGGCTCGGACGGACCGTTCGCCCTGAAGTGA
- a CDS encoding GNAT family N-acetyltransferase, whose product MSELAVRELHKLRELAAASALFEEIWGSAPGASPMGTEQMRALSHAGNYVAGAFADGRLVGASVAFFAAPVGQALHSHVTGALSGHAAGPALKWHQRAWALSRGLSTITWTFDPLVRRNAHFNLAKLGARPVEYLTGFYGSLDDAINGGDDTDRALVAWDLSHPAEAPSAPPPVRVPADAVTALSVRDGLPVLGTVDSPTLLVDVPPDIEALRRSDPGAAKAWRLALRQVLGGLLAEGARVTGFHNRTSYVVTRRPAQPKPM is encoded by the coding sequence GTGAGCGAACTCGCCGTCCGCGAGCTGCACAAGCTGCGTGAACTGGCGGCCGCCAGCGCGTTGTTCGAGGAGATCTGGGGCTCCGCGCCGGGCGCGTCCCCGATGGGGACCGAGCAGATGCGGGCGCTCTCCCACGCCGGGAACTACGTCGCGGGCGCCTTCGCGGACGGACGCCTCGTCGGCGCTTCCGTGGCCTTCTTCGCGGCGCCCGTCGGGCAGGCGCTGCATTCCCATGTCACCGGGGCGCTGTCCGGGCACGCGGCGGGCCCGGCCCTCAAATGGCACCAGCGCGCGTGGGCCCTGTCCCGGGGACTCTCCACGATCACCTGGACCTTCGATCCGCTGGTGCGGCGCAACGCGCACTTCAACCTGGCCAAGCTCGGCGCGCGTCCCGTGGAGTACCTCACCGGCTTCTACGGTTCGCTCGACGACGCCATCAACGGCGGTGACGACACCGACCGCGCCCTCGTCGCCTGGGACCTGTCCCATCCGGCCGAGGCGCCGTCGGCTCCGCCGCCCGTCCGTGTGCCGGCCGATGCCGTGACCGCGCTGTCCGTACGCGACGGTCTGCCGGTCCTCGGCACCGTCGACTCCCCCACGCTGCTGGTGGACGTCCCGCCCGACATCGAGGCGCTGCGGCGCTCCGACCCGGGCGCGGCCAAGGCGTGGCGCCTCGCCCTGCGCCAGGTCCTCGGCGGCCTCCTGGCCGAGGGGGCTCGCGTCACGGGCTTCCACAACCGGACTTCGTACGTCGTCACACGCCGGCCGGCACAGCCGAAGCCGATGTGA
- a CDS encoding ArsR/SmtB family transcription factor, whose product MSNTKPLPLLDADVEPCCPPLTERPFTAEEAVRTAAMFKALGDPVRLRLFSLVASHEGGEACVCDISDVGVSQPTVSHHLKKLKEAGLLASERRGTWVYYRVEPAVLAAMGHVLGRVTA is encoded by the coding sequence ATGTCGAACACTAAGCCGCTGCCGCTGCTGGATGCCGATGTCGAGCCCTGCTGCCCGCCCCTGACCGAGCGACCGTTCACCGCCGAGGAGGCGGTGCGGACGGCCGCGATGTTCAAGGCGCTCGGTGACCCCGTACGGCTGCGACTGTTCTCGCTGGTCGCCTCGCACGAGGGCGGCGAGGCGTGCGTGTGCGACATCTCCGACGTGGGGGTGTCCCAGCCGACGGTGTCCCATCACCTCAAGAAGCTGAAGGAGGCCGGCCTGCTCGCCTCCGAGCGGCGCGGGACGTGGGTGTACTACCGCGTCGAGCCGGCCGTGCTCGCGGCGATGGGGCACGTCCTGGGGCGCGTCACCGCCTGA
- a CDS encoding GNAT family N-acetyltransferase has product MPISNTPKAATLDDAPLIGRTLARAFDDDPMMRWFFPDEASREASLGRYFSTIFTRQYVQHGVCERTEAAAAFWVPVDAQEKAVPDADTIQELRNILGDRAELFGSAVESAVQHTPQEPHWSLALIGADPAAQGQGQGAALLRSGLAQADAAGQPVYLESSKKSNIPVYEHFGFTVREEFRLPGEGPVLWSMWREPRRPADD; this is encoded by the coding sequence ATGCCTATATCGAACACGCCGAAAGCGGCCACGCTCGACGACGCTCCGCTGATCGGCCGCACCCTGGCCCGCGCCTTCGACGACGACCCGATGATGCGCTGGTTCTTCCCCGACGAGGCCTCGCGCGAGGCGTCGTTGGGGCGCTACTTCAGCACGATCTTCACCCGGCAGTACGTCCAGCACGGAGTGTGCGAGCGCACCGAGGCGGCCGCCGCGTTCTGGGTGCCCGTGGACGCGCAGGAGAAGGCCGTTCCCGACGCGGACACCATCCAGGAACTGCGGAACATCCTCGGCGACCGGGCGGAACTGTTCGGGAGCGCCGTCGAGTCGGCCGTCCAGCACACGCCCCAGGAACCGCACTGGTCCCTGGCGCTCATCGGCGCCGACCCGGCCGCCCAGGGGCAGGGACAGGGGGCCGCCCTGCTGCGCTCGGGCCTGGCCCAGGCCGACGCGGCGGGGCAGCCCGTCTATCTGGAGTCCTCCAAGAAGTCCAACATCCCCGTCTACGAGCACTTCGGCTTCACCGTGCGCGAAGAGTTCCGGCTGCCGGGGGAGGGGCCGGTGCTCTGGTCGATGTGGCGCGAACCGCGCCGCCCCGCCGACGACTGA
- a CDS encoding NAD(P)-binding domain-containing protein, whose product MTTPIHHPPATDLPTVVIGAGPVGLAAAAQLVARGIEPLVLEAGAAAGSAVREWSHVRLFSTWAEVVDPAAEKLLAPTGWVKPDGATYPTGGDWAGRYLRPLADALGDKVRFGATVTGVSRRGRGRVVDADREQQPFTVHVRNADGSEQRVIARAVIDASGTWATPGPIGGDGLPALGERALGERISYRVPDLKDPAVRARYAGRRTAMIGSGASAFTALASLADLAKEAAGTHAVWVLRRGISGATFGGGEADQLPARGALGLAAKAAVDDGYADAVTGFRAESVHESGDRLVLTADDGRRLDPVDEIIVLTGFRPDLSFLDELRLGLDDRLQAPVELAPLIDPNQHSCGTVYPHGVKELSHPEPGIYLVGMKSYGRAPTFLAMTGYEQVRSVAAALAGDQEAAERVELTLPQTGVCGGTGLFDEPADVRVPGAALVPGGVEQAGGCCGTASAC is encoded by the coding sequence GTGACCACGCCGATCCATCACCCGCCCGCCACCGACCTGCCCACCGTGGTGATCGGCGCAGGCCCCGTCGGCCTCGCCGCCGCCGCCCAACTCGTCGCGCGCGGCATCGAGCCCCTGGTCCTCGAAGCCGGTGCCGCGGCCGGCAGCGCCGTGCGCGAGTGGTCGCACGTACGTCTCTTCTCCACCTGGGCCGAGGTCGTCGATCCCGCCGCCGAGAAGCTCCTGGCCCCCACCGGCTGGGTGAAGCCGGACGGTGCCACCTACCCGACCGGCGGCGACTGGGCGGGGAGATACCTGCGGCCGCTGGCCGACGCGCTGGGCGACAAGGTCCGCTTCGGGGCGACGGTGACCGGAGTCTCCCGCCGAGGTCGCGGCCGCGTCGTCGACGCCGACCGCGAGCAGCAGCCCTTCACCGTGCACGTCCGGAACGCCGACGGCAGCGAGCAGCGCGTCATCGCCCGCGCCGTCATCGACGCCTCGGGCACCTGGGCGACCCCCGGCCCCATCGGCGGCGACGGCCTGCCCGCACTCGGCGAGCGGGCTCTGGGAGAGCGCATCTCGTACCGCGTGCCCGACCTCAAGGACCCGGCCGTCCGGGCGCGTTACGCGGGCAGGCGCACCGCGATGATCGGCTCCGGGGCCTCCGCGTTCACCGCGCTCGCCTCCCTGGCCGACCTCGCGAAGGAAGCCGCGGGCACCCACGCGGTCTGGGTGCTGCGGCGCGGGATCAGCGGCGCGACCTTCGGCGGCGGCGAGGCCGACCAGCTGCCGGCCCGCGGCGCCCTGGGCCTGGCGGCGAAGGCCGCCGTCGACGACGGGTACGCCGACGCCGTCACCGGCTTCCGCGCCGAATCCGTCCACGAGAGCGGCGACCGCCTGGTGCTCACCGCCGACGACGGCCGCCGTCTCGACCCGGTCGACGAGATCATCGTCCTGACCGGCTTCCGCCCCGACCTGTCCTTCCTCGACGAACTGCGCCTGGGACTCGACGACCGCCTCCAGGCACCGGTCGAGCTGGCCCCGCTGATCGACCCCAACCAGCACTCCTGCGGCACGGTCTACCCGCATGGCGTGAAGGAGCTGTCCCACCCGGAGCCGGGCATCTACCTGGTCGGCATGAAGTCCTACGGCCGCGCCCCGACGTTCCTCGCCATGACCGGCTACGAGCAGGTCCGCTCCGTCGCCGCCGCCCTCGCCGGCGACCAAGAGGCCGCCGAGCGCGTGGAACTGACGCTCCCGCAGACCGGAGTCTGCGGTGGCACGGGTCTCTTCGACGAACCGGCAGACGTACGGGTGCCGGGCGCTGCGCTGGTCCCGGGCGGTGTGGAGCAGGCGGGCGGCTGCTGCGGCACGGCGTCCGCGTGCTGA
- a CDS encoding ArsR/SmtB family transcription factor, producing MLTSADTELIRVLADPLRLRIVTLLAHETLCTTHLVEETGARQTNLSNHLRVLREAGVVETEPCGRFTYYRVRPEVIEALAGTFGRLAEVARTTVGTGRKRAC from the coding sequence ATGCTGACATCAGCCGACACTGAACTGATCCGGGTCCTCGCCGACCCGCTCAGGCTCCGGATCGTGACCCTGCTGGCCCACGAGACCCTGTGCACCACCCACCTCGTGGAGGAGACCGGCGCCCGGCAGACGAACCTCTCCAACCATCTGCGGGTGCTGCGCGAGGCCGGGGTCGTGGAGACGGAGCCCTGCGGCCGGTTCACCTACTACAGGGTGCGGCCCGAGGTGATCGAGGCGCTGGCGGGCACCTTCGGCCGGCTCGCCGAGGTCGCGCGCACCACCGTCGGGACCGGCCGAAAGCGAGCGTGCTGA